From the bacterium genome, the window CGCCCGAGAAGGGTCTCCACCGCGGCCTCGAGGTAGACCACCGGGGCGTACGAACGGAGGAGAACCCGGTTCTCCTCGTCGGCGAACGCCCCGCCCCCCGTCGCGATCACGCGCCCTTTCACGGAGAGGGCGTCGCGCAGGGCCGCTTTCTCCCGCTCGCGAAACGCCGGCTCCCCCTCCCGGGCGAACAGGTCCCGGATCCGGGATCCGGCCTCCGACTCGATCCGCTCGTCCACATCGACGAACGGCGCGCCGAACCGTCGCGCCAGCACCCGGCCGACGGAACTTTTCCCCGACCCCATGAACCCGACCAGGACGATCCCCGGGAACGCCTTTCCGCGACTCATTCCCCGCAGATGCGCCGGAGATAGCCGGAATAATTATAGAGGATATCCCGCATCGCATCGCACCCGAATTTCTCGAGGAAGGCGTCGGCCAGGACGATCGCCACCATCGTCTCGGCGACCACGGACGCGGCGGGAACGGCGCAGACGTCGCTTCGCTCGCGATGCGCGGTCGAGGCGGCGTAGCGGTCGACCGTGACGGTCCGGAGAGGGACGGACTGCGTCGGTATCGGCTTCATCGCGGCCCGTACGACCACGGGCTCCCCATTGGTCATCCCCCCTTCCAACCCCCCGGCCCGGTTCGTTTTCCGGTGGAACGGCAGCAGATATTTCCCGAGGAACGGCGCCGCCGGGTTTCCGCCGGGGAACACCTCGTCGTGGACGTCGATCCCAGGGATTCCGGCCAGCCCCACCCCGCCGCCGATCTCGACCCCCTTGATGGCGGGGATGCACATCAGCGCCTGTCCGAGCCGCCCGTCCAGCCGGCGGTCCCAGGCGACGTACGAGCCGAGGCCCGGGGGAACCCCGGTGGCGATGACCTCGACGACCCCGCCGGCCGTGGTCCCGGCCTCCTTCAACTCGTCGATCCACCGCATGACCTCCGCCTCGACTCCGGAGTCCGCCATCCGCAGCGGACTCCCCTCGGCGCGCGCGGCCGCCTTGCTGTCCCCCTCGACCCCGGGCGACACCCGGTACTTCCCGATCGAGAGGACGTGGCCGACGATCCCGGCCCCGAGCTGACGGAGAAGCGCCTTCGCCAGCGCGCCGGCCATGACCCGCGCGGCGGTCTCCCTGGCGCTGGCGCGCTCGAGGACGTTCCGGACGTCGCCGTGCCCGTATTTCAGGACGCCGGGAAGGTCCGCGTGACCGGGGCGGGCGGTGTCGAGCGGGGGGATCCCCTCGCCGTCCCCGTCCCGGGACATCTTCTCCCGCCAGTTGACCCAGTCGCGGTTGCGCAGGAGCATCGCGACGGGACCTCCCATCGCATGCCCGAAGCGGACGCCCGAGAGGATCTCGACCTCGTCCTTCTCGATCCGCATCCGCTCGCCGCGGCCGTACCCGACCTGTCGCCGGGCCAGCTCCCGGTTGATCTCCTCCGGGCGAACGGGCAGGCCCGCCGGGACCCCCTCGACGATCGTCACCAGGGCCGGGCCGTGGGTCTCCCCCGCGGTCCGGAACGAGAAATGCGAGATGGCCCACCTCCCTTGAATGTAAAAAAGGCATCCGGACGGAACCGCCCGGATGCCCGATCATACCGCCCGGCCCGGGCTCAGGAAGCCTTGGCCTGGACCGGCTCCGGCTTCATGATCTTCGGCGTGATGAAGATCAGCAACTCCCGATTCCGGGTCTGGTTCGTGTCCTTCCGGAACAGGTACCCGAGAACGGGGATCTTCGAGAGCCAGGGAAGCCCTGCCTGGTTCTCCGTTCGCGAGATCTGCAGGATTCCGCCGATCACCGTCGTCTCCCCGTCCCCGATCAAGACCTCGGTCGTCGCCTTCTTCTTGTTGATCGCGGGCTGGCCGGTCGCACCGACCTCGCCCTGGGAGTCGTTCTTCGCCTCGAGCTTCATCGAGACCCGTCCGTCGGGCGTGATGTGCGGCGTCACCTTCAGGCTGAGAGTCGCGTCGATGAATTGCGTCTGCGTCCCCGAGGCGGAGACGGTGGAGTACGGGATCTGCGTTCCCTGCTCGATGGTGGCTTCCTTGTTGTCGGTCGTCACGATCTTGGGCGAGGAGATGATCTTCCCCTTCCCGGACGCCTCGAGGGCGGAGAGCGAAAGGTCGAGGCGCAGGTTGTCCTTCAGGATCCCGAACGCGATCCCGCCGCCCGCCCCCTGGCCGATCGCCGCCGGGAGGTTCACGGCATAGCTCGGAACGGGTACCGCGGCGGTGAACGGATCGGTGGTCGCCGCGATGACCGCCCCTCCGGGGAGGGGCGCGCCGGACGGATCCTGCGCGCCGATGATCCCGTATTTCTTGCTTCCGCTGGTCCCCCGGAACGACCCGCCCCACTGGACCCCGAGCTCGCGCGTGAAGGAGGTGTCCACCTCGACGATCCGCGCCTCGATCAGGACCTGTGGCGTGGCGGTGTCGAGCGTCGCGACCAGGGCCTTCACCTCGGCGATGTTCTGCGGCAGGTCCCGGATGATCAGCACGTTCGTCCGGTCGTCGCTGTCCAGTTTCCCGTACTTCGACGCGAGCGGCTTGATCTTCGTGAGCATTTCGGACGCCTTGCCGTAGCTGATCGGGATCGTGTCGAAGACCGCCTCCTGCGTCGCCCTGATCTCGGCGGCCCGGTTCAACGCCTCCTGGCGCGACTGGTCGACCTGCTTCATCGCGTCGAACCGCTCCTGCTCCTCCTTCCGGAGGGAGGATAGCGGGGCGATGCGGAGGACGTTCCCCTCCTGCACCGCGCCGAGCGACTTCGAGCGGAGGACGATGTCGAGCGCCTGGTCCCATGGAACGTTCACCAGCCGCACGGAGACCTTTCCCTTGACATCGTCCGCCGTGACGATGTTCAGGTTGCTGACCTCGGCGATGATCCGGAACACGTTGGAGAGATCGGCGTCCTTGAAGTCCATGGAGACCCTC encodes:
- a CDS encoding shikimate kinase, which translates into the protein MSRGKAFPGIVLVGFMGSGKSSVGRVLARRFGAPFVDVDERIESEAGSRIRDLFAREGEPAFREREKAALRDALSVKGRVIATGGGAFADEENRVLLRSYAPVVYLEAAVETLLGRLSGDLGRPLLRGGDRAEVVRELLARRLPGYRTADVTVRTDRRTVEDVAGQVADWIDRTEGRAGEP
- the aroC gene encoding chorismate synthase, which encodes MSHFSFRTAGETHGPALVTIVEGVPAGLPVRPEEINRELARRQVGYGRGERMRIEKDEVEILSGVRFGHAMGGPVAMLLRNRDWVNWREKMSRDGDGEGIPPLDTARPGHADLPGVLKYGHGDVRNVLERASARETAARVMAGALAKALLRQLGAGIVGHVLSIGKYRVSPGVEGDSKAAARAEGSPLRMADSGVEAEVMRWIDELKEAGTTAGGVVEVIATGVPPGLGSYVAWDRRLDGRLGQALMCIPAIKGVEIGGGVGLAGIPGIDVHDEVFPGGNPAAPFLGKYLLPFHRKTNRAGGLEGGMTNGEPVVVRAAMKPIPTQSVPLRTVTVDRYAASTAHRERSDVCAVPAASVVAETMVAIVLADAFLEKFGCDAMRDILYNYSGYLRRICGE
- the pilQ gene encoding type IV pilus secretin PilQ, coding for MKTPLRHSGKALWPRVLKGIAAVALAGAILAPAATAAEPAGPGAAQPAGDSGARIREVTVSKSPYNTTIQASVDGAIENHNSFKLNDPFRIVVDIRGVAQGTAASEIPVGTPEVKALKISTVDRKLRMVVETPDDRPMPFIVTAEEGVLVLSVGGGAEEKVTSTERLQDEKAPGKGPAVVGIDLEDLPDASNVVITTAGDPPYRVSKAAGGVTLVFKGATAEKGLLRRIDARKFDIPVKVIAPSGGKTGITVAVAFAPGSPYAVEKRDGSVVVAFPKSAVEGRADLVARAAPGSAPTSAKTDEVPESGDSMEEPASAQRSPSWGFLTGSSDVGRKYHGQRVSMDFKDADLSNVFRIIAEVSNLNIVTADDVKGKVSVRLVNVPWDQALDIVLRSKSLGAVQEGNVLRIAPLSSLRKEEQERFDAMKQVDQSRQEALNRAAEIRATQEAVFDTIPISYGKASEMLTKIKPLASKYGKLDSDDRTNVLIIRDLPQNIAEVKALVATLDTATPQVLIEARIVEVDTSFTRELGVQWGGSFRGTSGSKKYGIIGAQDPSGAPLPGGAVIAATTDPFTAAVPVPSYAVNLPAAIGQGAGGGIAFGILKDNLRLDLSLSALEASGKGKIISSPKIVTTDNKEATIEQGTQIPYSTVSASGTQTQFIDATLSLKVTPHITPDGRVSMKLEAKNDSQGEVGATGQPAINKKKATTEVLIGDGETTVIGGILQISRTENQAGLPWLSKIPVLGYLFRKDTNQTRNRELLIFITPKIMKPEPVQAKAS